In a single window of the Nicotiana tomentosiformis chromosome 10, ASM39032v3, whole genome shotgun sequence genome:
- the LOC138899779 gene encoding uncharacterized protein, with amino-acid sequence MSIRKLAKWQILLGEFYIMYITYKAIKGQALVDHLAENQVDRDYEPLTTYFPDDEVLYTEEEIVESYPGWRMFFDGAANIKGVGIGAVLISESGHHYPASAKIRFPCTNNMAEYEACILRIRMVVDMNIKELLVIGALDLLIHQVQGEWTTKNVKILLCLHSVKELCKKFINIEFKHIPITQNAFDDAIETLSSMI; translated from the coding sequence ATGTCTATACGAAAACTAGCCAAATGGCAGATTCTTCTCGGCGAATTTTACATTATGTACATAACATATAAGGCCATCAAAGGACAAGCCTTAGTTGATCACCTTGCAGAGAATCAAGTGGACAGGGATTATGAACCACTCACAACATATTTCCCAGACGATGAGGTGTTGTACACCGAAGAAGAAATTGTAGAGTCATATCcaggttggagaatgttcttcgacggagcggCAAATATCAAAGGAGTAGGAATTGGGGCAGTCCTAATTTCAGAATCAGGACACCATTACCCGGCATCAGCAAAGATAAGGttcccttgtaccaataatatggcggAGTATGAAGCATGTATCCTTAGGATTAGGATGGTTGTTGACATGAACATCAAAGAGCTTTTGGTCATAGGGGCTTTGGATCTATTGATACAtcaagttcaaggagaatggactaccaagaatgtcaagatccTTCTATGCTTGCACAGTGTAAAGGAGTTATGCAAGAAATTCATAAATATCGAGTTTAAGCACATTCCCATAACCCAGAATGCGTTTGACGACGCCATTGAAACCTTGTCATCCATGATTTAG